In Rutidosis leptorrhynchoides isolate AG116_Rl617_1_P2 chromosome 2, CSIRO_AGI_Rlap_v1, whole genome shotgun sequence, one genomic interval encodes:
- the LOC139893167 gene encoding dolichyl-diphosphooligosaccharide--protein glycosyltransferase subunit 4A: MITDGDLGFIANFLGIFIFALVIAYHYVLADPKYEAN, encoded by the coding sequence ATGATTACTGATGGAGATCTGGGATTCATTGCTAACTTCTTGGGCATATTCATATTTGCACTCGTCATAGCGTACCATTACGTGTTGGCTGACCCAAAGTACGAAGCAAACTAA
- the LOC139893168 gene encoding ubiquitin-conjugating enzyme E2 7-like — protein MASPSQATLLLQKQLKDLCKNPVDGFSAGLVDENNLFEWSVTIIGPPDTLYDGGYFNAIMTFPQDYPNSPPTVRFTSEVWHPNVYTDGKVCISILHPPGDDPNGYELSSERWTPIHTVESIVLSIISMLSSPNDESPANVDAAKEWRERRADFRKKVGRCVRKSQEMM, from the exons ATGGCGtctccttctcaagcaactctccTTCTTCAAAAGCAGCTCAAAG ATCTTTGTAAAAACCCTGTTGATGGATTCTCAGCAGGACTTGTTGATGAAAACAATTTGTTCGAATGGAGTGTTACAATTATTGGACCCCCTGATACATTATA TGACGGTGGTTACTTCAATGCTATAATGACCTTCCCACAAGATTATCCAAATAGCCCTCCAACTGTTAGATTTACATCCGAAGTTTGGCATCCAAACG TGTACACTGATGGTAAGGTTTGTATATCGATTCTTCATCCCCCTGGTGATGACCCTAACGGCTATGAGCTTTCAAGTGAACGTTGGACGCCTATTCATACG GTTGAGAGCATAGTGTTGAGCATTATATCAATGCTTTCAAGCCCAAATGATGAATCTCCTGCAAATGTCGACGCTGCG AAAGAATGGAGAGAAAGAAGAGCGGATTTCAGGAAGAAAGTTGGACGATGCGTAAGGAAATCACAAGAAATGATGTAA